The genomic window AGAACCACTATTATCTTTCTACATTATGTATAATTCTAGCTAATCAAAGCACAACTATGAATCTATGAGAGGTTCCATTCAGATTTGGGGCAAATCTACTTTCTCTGCATGTTTTTAGGTGTCTTCTCTGAATAATACAAATATCCTTACAAAAAGtgaattgttatttattttccaaaaatttcTCCCTAAAATACTTCTAAGTTTAAAAATTCTCTATCACTCTACCTTAGGAGTGGATAAGTGAAAACTTGAATACAGTAATTGCCAGTCTTAAGCATCTTCATCAACCCTTTTCCCCAGGCTTGTGCCTTACtgtactctctttttttttccctttcccttaggCCAGGACCCCAAATTTCAAATGGCCAATCTTTCACGAGAATGCATCAGAAAATTCTTTCCAGAACAGAAGTGTTTTACATTTATCTGTCCAACAAATAATATGTCAAGCTTAGTTCATCTTGAAGATGTTCAAGAAAGTCAGCTGGAGCCTGTGTTCAAGGATCAGACAAAAAAATTCTGCTTTTACATCTTTTCCAATGTAAAACCCAAGATCCTAAATGGGAACATCATTGTCAATGGGAATtgtgagttttcttttctccaatgcATACTGGATTGGAATTGGAtatatgtttttgtttctttgtatgtGTACAGGTATTTTATGATTTGAGGTTTCATTGTTCTTGTTTCCCTGTCTTTCAGTTTAAAAGTCCCTAGGAATATACACTCTGAGACAATGACAGTGATCTTTGATGGAGGTAAAGTTAGATAAAACTGAATTAGAGAGGTTTAATTCTTCAAAGGTAAAAAGATTGGGATTTAGTAAAGTATAAAACAGTATATTCTAGAGCATATTATTAAGGTGATGGTTTGAAAGCACTAAGTAAAGGGAGCAGTGATGACTAAAATTCAGCAGATTAGGCAAATTTCCCTGTTTGACACTGTAATTAGATCAAGGTAGATCAGAGATATAGTGTCAGTTTAGCATAGTTAGATTTAAACAGAATATTTAAGAATATTATACTGTGATCATGgataagatatataaatatatatatacaatagatGGTAATGCAGGTAGGTATTCAGAACATATTAAATGACAAGCCATCCAAATATCCCTTAATTATATGAGATCAAATTGAAGGGAAGTGTCTAATGACATGCCTCAAGGTTTTAGAACATTCTCAATAACACTGACAAAGTTAAAGAAGATGCAAATGGAATGGTTATCCAATGTGCATATGACAAGAAACTCAGAATAACAACTAAtacattgaatgaaaaaaatgagacagaaatTTATCCTGGCAGAATAAAACAATGACTCAGAATAAATGCCAGcttattcatttgattttaaaaattaacttagaGGAGAGGGGGGATAGAGATAGAAAATAGTTCTTGGGGAAGTGTTATATTGAATTGTCAATTCAATAGGAATCAGTAGTCTGAGATGCAAAGTTTTTCAAGACTTGAATTCCAAGAAGTCAAGCATTTTGGATCCATTTAAGCCACCTTTGGTATTCTGTGTTTAGTTTTAGGCACTTCACTTTAGGACACACATAGTCAAACATTTCAAGAACATGATAAGGAATATTTGTGAAAGGACTGAAGTTTACATAAGAATAagccaatgggaaaaaaaaatgtaagtaaaattCCTTTGACCTCAGAGGTCAAAATTAGGAGAAATGGGTATAACTTTCCAAGAGGCATATTTAGGCTTCATAAACATTGACAGTTCCTAACTATTTAAATTGTTAAAACCTAGAAGAGGCTGCTTTGAGTGATCTTGTTCTCAACTTCTGTCGAAAATGTTGAGTTCTGATTGGAAGTCATTTGCTAAGAATATTGTCAAAGAGATCCTTGGTCAAGCATGATAATTACCAGATAATTACTCCTTGGACTAATTTGAATGAAAGTTGCTCTTTGCCTCAACTTGCATTTCATCTTGTATATTAGGGCTGGGGAAGCTGCTGGAAAGCTACGTGAAGGCAATATCTAGTAGAGAAATTCCCTGCCTGGAGAACGCTATGTTGACACTGGCTCAGATTGAGAACAAAGCTGCTTTTCAGAAAGCTAGCAACCATTATAAGGAGCAGATGAACCGAAAGGTGAACTTTCCCACAGAAAGTCTTCAGGACTTGCTAAAGCTCCATACAGTCTGTGCAAAAGAAGCCATCTCAATTTTCATGAAGCTTTCATTCAAGTATAACATGCACAATTTCCAGAAAGATCTGATGGTATGTTTTCTCAGCTATTTATCCTTACCTTCTTACCTTTTTCCCTCAGTGAAACCTAGAGActgtcaaaatttttttcaattttttttgacatttggGTCTATATCACCATTTCATTAAGAGAAGATTCTCTCTAGAGAGCTAGAGGCGTGAAGGCCAAATCTTATTTGCCATGAAAAGATACTTCTTCCTTGTGACACATTGAAATCAGTTAGttcttaaaagacaaaaaagcatTCATTCACAAATTTGTTGAATTGATAGCATCAGAGCTTTCAGAGTTTACTCCAGTTTTTCTTGAGCTTCCAGACACACACTTCTGTGTTTGCCTTTCCTAGTCTAGCACCCTCAGATTCTTTGTAGGAATATTTTCTGCCAGTCTAAGTATCTACTCAGTCTTCCTTCCTGGTAGCACTTACTTGGCACACACAAAAGGGAGAATCATTATTATAGGTTTTCTGGACTGGTAGGGACATGAAGGatcattttatgaaattttttcatttgtagagACAGAACTTAGGGTACCAAAGATGATAGGTGTCCTGTCCTTGGTGACCTTGATAAAGAGTAAGAGATTTAAAACCAGAGCTCAAGTATCTTAGCTCCCAAGCcagaattttcagttttattctatCACACTTTACatatttccagaaaaagaaaagtaggtAGACTTTCCCTCAacagtttctttaaaatattattctcttCCCAATGAAATAGGTCACTGATGGCCTTTGAGGCATCATGTCAATCATGATTTGTTAATATTATTACTGTTATATTGCTTAAATTTCTctgattatcttttttccccatctctctGGCAGCACATGTTAGAAACCAAGAAGAATGATTTCATACTTCGAAATAAGGAAGAATCAACCAAAGATTGTCAAACTAAGcttaagaaaacctcaaagactCTGAAGAAAGCCATTTCTAAAGGCAAATATTCTGTGCCAGGGGGTTATAAGCTCtacaggaaagaaagagaagaaatgataaacaaataTCATCAAGAGTCCAGGAAAATGGTAAAGGTGAGAAAAGACCTGGAGGTCAGGATTATGTTGTGAAAAAGGCACCAGGATTTCATTGTTATTTGAGCACAGATTTTCTTCTACCAATAACTACCTAAGAGGAGAATGTTTAGAAGCTTTCAGCTTTTTAATTTACATCTCTATGGTAAGTTCTTGATAGAAATCTCTCCTTCCTGCCCCGAGAATATACTGAAGTTGAGGAAGGTGAACCATAGGAGGGTCATAAATACCAGGCCTAATGCAGACTGTCCTACTGTCTCAAGTTCACGCttggaagaaaatgagatattcATGGCTATGCCTCTTTGTGACCTACTTTTTGGTGCTCACTGATGAGTAGGGCACATCGATAGTTTCTGTCTTTACTCTCTTATATCAATCATGTccctaaaatgtttttaataccATTTATGGAAAAGAACATTCTAGCCTATATATCAGACATTGCCCCTACCATTAAAAAAGTATGTTCTCAGCAACTGACTTAGTCTGGGGAAATTATAAGtgtaatctcctcttcatttaacccaggaaacttatatttttgtaaatattcatccatttcacttagattattaaatttatatggtTTTCTAGGCAGATGAGGTACTTCAAAATTTTCTACAGACACTGGcccaaaaagaaaattccatccTGAAGAGAGATCAAACTCTTACAGATCAAGAGAAGGCCTTGGAAGGTATAAGAAGCTCTGGTGTAACGATCTTGTCATTCAGGGGATTTGGTGGATTTGAACATTCTCTAAGGGCTTGAGTGTGGCatgaagatttttctgaaatacatagaactccttcctttttttaccttcttATTCCCTGCTGGAATTATAATAGCAATTGTGATTATAGCTGTTACATTTAGCAGGTCATAAAATACTACTCCCCCAGATATCCTCAGTTCTGTTTCTCTAATTAAGAAAatgggaattttaaattttaaatccctttgtctttaaaatttttttcacattactacaatagtcttgtagTAAAAGTacacataatccccctccccccacaaagatagaggaACCTCAAGataaagtgagagggaaaaatgtGTGCCTCCATCTCTATTCAGataacatcagctctgtctttggcaTGGATTGCACTCTGTATCAGAAGTCCATcagagttgcttcaatattttttcccatagttgctattgctagctgcatttctctcctttctattcctccccaaccctatttattctattttctctccctcctttcaacagtccttcctcaaaagtatgtaatatctgactaccctctcccctttcccatgatcttccttctcttctaacacctacacccccctccccttcccctgtcccctttctcctataCCTTTCTTCACCTTTTTCCCTCTAGAttaagtaatatttatatatcctattaaatgtgtatgttatttcctttctgagtcacttccaatgagaataaaggaTTACTCATCCTTCCTCACCTACCCCCTGCACTCCatggcaaaagctttttcttcccaattttacatgaaatatcttagcctgttctacatttcctttccctttctcccagtataattctttcttacccattaactccatctttatgatatattataccttcatattcagttccctcttATACCTTGTCTATAtctgctccttctaactgctcttatagataagaaggttcatatgagttattaatatcttcttcccatgcaggaatacacagaaacacacaattcaacatcattaaatccctcataattagtccttcccatcTACCCTTTCTATGCTTtactgagtcctgtacttgaagatcaaagtttctgttcagctctggttattttaacagaaaattttgaaagttccctatttcatttaatatccatcttttcccatggaagatgcttaattttgctgggtagttaattcttggttgcaatccaagttcctttgccttctgggataACATATTTCAAGcactatgaacccttaatgtagacattgctaagtcctgtgtaatcctaactgtagtGCCacgatagttgaattgtttctttccagttttttgggtaacattttctccttgacttgggagttcgggaatttgattataatattcctgggagattttattttggtatctctcTCAGGAGCTGATTGATAGATtccctcatttctattttaccctctgcttctaggatatcagggcaattttcctgaagagTGTCTTCACAAATGAAATCTAGACTATTTTTTTGgttcatgactttcaagtagcccaataatctttaaattatctcttctggatcaattttccaagtcagttgtttttccaatgagatatttcacattttcttctagcttttcaaaagtgtgttatatctcattaccctctcccatgatcttccctctctcttctaaCACCTACACCCCCCTCCTCCTATACCTTTCCTCAACTTTTTTCATCTAGAAAGTatactttggttttgttttattgtctcttgatttctcacaaagtcatcagcttcccttagcttgTTTCTTTAGAGaacattttatctccttttccatttggtcaattttgctttttttaaggtattcttctcctcatttacctttaggactgctttttccatttgacctggACTGCTTTTTaagatggtattttcttcagtatattgtAGTATCTCCTTTATTAAGTCACTGACTTTGGTTTTTTGTGATTTTCTGTCATTGCTATCATTTCTCAAAAGATCAAGTCAAAAAGCCTTTcctcatttatttgattttcaaaattttttgagctcttccatagactgagaccaatttatatttttcttgaaggttttggatacagaagacttaactttgttatcttctgaatgtgtattttaatCCTTCACTTAACCAAAGTAATTgttgagcagagccaagatggcagcttgGCAGAGCCCacatggtggcatgaaggcaatatttcctgggaactccttcccccccaaaactccaaaagccaacacattatgactctagccaaaatttagaggggcagaagctacagaaagacttagtgatacatttcctcagtccaagatgACTTaaaagttccatgggaaaggtgtgtttcaccaggaatGGGAGTCAGAAAAATCCCCAGTTGCAGCACAGCtccagaacagcttgaaggggtggggagagaattctgctacatcTGAaagagtgtggagtgagggagcactggtTTGCAGGTGCAGCAAGAATCTAGataaagcagcctgcaccccctaAAGCAaaacccacagatggtaagggggtcagggaagactgcagaaatttcccTGCTGTCCCTTGGGACAGGAtgctgctgtttgcctacactcagatccaggttgcagtttgggcttccatactaagatagccaagcaggacccctccttacagctccagggcagagggaagtgaggtggtcatctaaatatcaaagcac from Macrotis lagotis isolate mMagLag1 chromosome 2, bilby.v1.9.chrom.fasta, whole genome shotgun sequence includes these protein-coding regions:
- the LOC141512628 gene encoding guanylate-binding protein 6-like, with translation MASTICMIFPICLVENRNEKLTVNRQALQILTSISKPVLVVAIVGPCRTGKSYLMNRLAGKNRGFDLDPREGIWMWCINHPRKDDHVLVLLDTEGIGDEEKDNSKNHSWIFALAILLSSTLIYNSKDIINHQTLEQMHYITDLPKLIKFKSSPNALGEEDSAEFVGFFPDFVWTVRDFNQDGHPINPDEYLENALKLTKGQDPKFQMANLSRECIRKFFPEQKCFTFICPTNNMSSLVHLEDVQESQLEPVFKDQTKKFCFYIFSNVKPKILNGNIIVNGNWLGKLLESYVKAISSREIPCLENAMLTLAQIENKAAFQKASNHYKEQMNRKVNFPTESLQDLLKLHTVCAKEAISIFMKLSFKYNMHNFQKDLMHMLETKKNDFILRNKEESTKDCQTKLKKTSKTLKKAISKGKYSVPGGYKLYRKEREEMINKYHQESRKMVKADEVLQNFLQTLAQKENSILKRDQTLTDQEKALEVERVKREAAEEKNKLLEQQQKEMQQMMEAQKRSYEENISQLKKDGGR